CAGGTGGTTCTTCTGTGGGCAGGACTCCATTGCCCAGGGGACCTGTCTACTGATTTGCTCCTGTGCTATTAGAAAAACACTGGCTGCTTGTGTGTATGGTGTTGCTTTTGAACTCTCTGAAATGAACACAGGCTGTTCTGAGCAAGGCTGCTAAAACCAATAAAAGGAAATCATTGCAGTCACCCTGTGCTGTATGTGTTTAtatcagaatttttaaaaaggactgTAAAAACATCTGCTCACTGTAGCCTtgacttgattttaaaaaacaaaaatttggaAAGATATGCTCATATCTGTCATGAACTGCCAGGGATAGGAGAGAACTCTGGGAACGTTTGTCCTTAGAACACTTACTGCAATGGAAGAATACCTTCTCGCTGAAGCATCTGGGACTAGTAATTTAAGTTTGCAACACACAGGCTACCATTCTGATCCAGCATGGAAATCCCCCCCATTCCTATGAATGCCTGGGAAAGTTTTGGATTAAGTATGTTGATATTGGAGGTTATCAAATGTGAGGATTAGAAGCCTCAGGAATTTGGTTTGCTTAGGCTCAGTCTTAATTtgttctctccttctccttcccataCCCCTCTCTGTTGGCAGGCTCTCATCTCCTGATTGCTCTGAACACCAGTGATTGCCTTTACCTGAACAGAAGTGTTCAGAAAGTGCGAGCGCTCTCCCGCTGGAAAGGCCACTTGATTGAAAGTGTGGGCTGGAACAAATTTCTTGGTTCAGAGACCAACACTGGGCCTATCCTGGTGGGGACAGCCCAGGGGCAGATCTATGAGGCTGAAATCTCTGTCAGCGAGGGAAGCCTCTTCAGCACTAATCCTGACCAGTACTTCCGACAGGTCTACACGCTGGAGGAGGAATCAGGACCTGCCCCAGTCTGCTGCTTGGAGATTGAAAGAGGGATAGAAGGGAAATTTTTTATTATAGCCACCACTCGAAAGAGACTCTTCCAGTTTGTTGGCAAAGTGCCTGAAGGAACAGAGCAGCAAGGCTTCAGCTCTATATTTGCTATGCATGCTGACCATCTGCCCAGCTTCCGGGAGTTTCCAGCCAGCTTTGGTTTCAGTGAGATAGCCTTTTACACCCCAAAACTGCGCTCCAACCCACGCTCCTTTGCCTGGATGATGGGAAATGGTGTTTTATATGGTACATTGGATTATAGCCGTCCTGATTCAATTTTGAGTGATGAACGGGTCTGGGTTTATCCTTCTGATATTGACATAACTGTGAACAAGCCAATATCCATTGTACTTACCCAGTTCCACTTCCTGTTGCTGCTGCCTGATCGGGTGAAGGCTGTATGCACCCTGAATGGGCAGGTGGTTTTTCAAGATCTGTTCCTGGAGAAGTTTGGCTTGCTGACACGTATGATCAAAGATCCCACAGTCCAGCAGATATGGATCCACACTGAGAAAGTAGTGTTCCGCTACCACGTCCAGCGGGAATCTAGAGATGTGTGGAAGATGTATATGAATATGAACAAATTCGATTTAGCCAAAGAGTATTGTAAAGACCGTCCAGAGTGCCTAGATATTGTGCTGGCAAAAGAGGCAGAGCACTGCTTCCAAAACAAGAGGTATCTAGACAGTGCCAAATGTTACGCACTGACCCAGAACTACTTTGAGGAAATTGCCCTTAAGTTCATTGAAGCCAAGCAAGAAGAGGCCCTGATGGAATTTCTGATTAAGAAGCTAAGTAACCTAAAGCCTTCTGAGAAGACACAGACAACTCTGCTGACCACATGGTTAACAGAGCTGTACCTGAACTGGCTAGGTATATTGGAAGGAGATCCCTCACAGCGAAATCTTTATTTGGATACACGGGAGAAGTTTCGCACTTTCCTGAGCAGTCCTAAAAACAAAGACTGTCTGTTTAATAACCGGGCATCTATTTATGAGCTGTTGGCAAGCCATGGGGACACAGAGCACATGGTCTACTTTGCAGTCATCATGCAGGACTATGAGCGCGTAGTAGCTCACCACTGCCAGCATGATGAGTACGATGAAGCTCTAAATGTGCTGTCCAGGCACAGAGATGAGAAGCTGTTCTACAAGTTCTCTCCAGTCCTCATCCAGCATATTCCCAAGAAGGTAGTTGATGCTTGGATTTCTATGGGCTCTAGGCTGGATGCCAGGAATCTCATTCCAGCCCTCGTTAACTATAGCCAGagtgccagcacccagcagaTCAATGAAGCCATTAGATATATGGAGTTCTGCGTCTATCAGTTGGAGGAAACCCAGCAAGCCATTCACAACTACCTGTTGT
The Pelecanus crispus isolate bPelCri1 chromosome 6, bPelCri1.pri, whole genome shotgun sequence DNA segment above includes these coding regions:
- the VPS18 gene encoding vacuolar protein sorting-associated protein 18 homolog isoform X1 — protein: MASILDEYEDSLYRSASVQQSRASVGIPHSGYVNARLEKETPIFNKQRIDFAPPEKINSLVVSSNQLCMSLGKDTLLRIDLGKPDEPNQVELGRKDEAKVYKMFLDHTGSHLLIALNTSDCLYLNRSVQKVRALSRWKGHLIESVGWNKFLGSETNTGPILVGTAQGQIYEAEISVSEGSLFSTNPDQYFRQVYTLEEESGPAPVCCLEIERGIEGKFFIIATTRKRLFQFVGKVPEGTEQQGFSSIFAMHADHLPSFREFPASFGFSEIAFYTPKLRSNPRSFAWMMGNGVLYGTLDYSRPDSILSDERVWVYPSDIDITVNKPISIVLTQFHFLLLLPDRVKAVCTLNGQVVFQDLFLEKFGLLTRMIKDPTVQQIWIHTEKVVFRYHVQRESRDVWKMYMNMNKFDLAKEYCKDRPECLDIVLAKEAEHCFQNKRYLDSAKCYALTQNYFEEIALKFIEAKQEEALMEFLIKKLSNLKPSEKTQTTLLTTWLTELYLNWLGILEGDPSQRNLYLDTREKFRTFLSSPKNKDCLFNNRASIYELLASHGDTEHMVYFAVIMQDYERVVAHHCQHDEYDEALNVLSRHRDEKLFYKFSPVLIQHIPKKVVDAWISMGSRLDARNLIPALVNYSQSASTQQINEAIRYMEFCVYQLEETQQAIHNYLLSLYALCRPDSLLSYLEQAGTNPNRIHYDLKYALRLCAEHGHHHACVHIYKVMELYEEAVDLALQVDVDLAKSCADLPEDDEELRKKLWLKIARHVVQEEKDVKKAMACLSSCALLKIEDVLPFFPDFVTIDHFKEAICNSLEDYNKHIEELKREMEEATQSAKRIREDIQEMRNKYGSVEPQEKCAACDFPLLNRPFYLFLCGHMFHYDCLLQAVFPNLPAYKQAKLEDLQKKLAATSQPSKSHHRPKDADTISLGKGQQSREQIKADIDDIVAAECVYCGELMIRSIDKPFIDPQKYEEEMQSWL
- the VPS18 gene encoding vacuolar protein sorting-associated protein 18 homolog isoform X2 → MKIPSTAPLPCSRAAPAWASRTPVGYVNARLEKETPIFNKQRIDFAPPEKINSLVVSSNQLCMSLGKDTLLRIDLGKPDEPNQVELGRKDEAKVYKMFLDHTGSHLLIALNTSDCLYLNRSVQKVRALSRWKGHLIESVGWNKFLGSETNTGPILVGTAQGQIYEAEISVSEGSLFSTNPDQYFRQVYTLEEESGPAPVCCLEIERGIEGKFFIIATTRKRLFQFVGKVPEGTEQQGFSSIFAMHADHLPSFREFPASFGFSEIAFYTPKLRSNPRSFAWMMGNGVLYGTLDYSRPDSILSDERVWVYPSDIDITVNKPISIVLTQFHFLLLLPDRVKAVCTLNGQVVFQDLFLEKFGLLTRMIKDPTVQQIWIHTEKVVFRYHVQRESRDVWKMYMNMNKFDLAKEYCKDRPECLDIVLAKEAEHCFQNKRYLDSAKCYALTQNYFEEIALKFIEAKQEEALMEFLIKKLSNLKPSEKTQTTLLTTWLTELYLNWLGILEGDPSQRNLYLDTREKFRTFLSSPKNKDCLFNNRASIYELLASHGDTEHMVYFAVIMQDYERVVAHHCQHDEYDEALNVLSRHRDEKLFYKFSPVLIQHIPKKVVDAWISMGSRLDARNLIPALVNYSQSASTQQINEAIRYMEFCVYQLEETQQAIHNYLLSLYALCRPDSLLSYLEQAGTNPNRIHYDLKYALRLCAEHGHHHACVHIYKVMELYEEAVDLALQVDVDLAKSCADLPEDDEELRKKLWLKIARHVVQEEKDVKKAMACLSSCALLKIEDVLPFFPDFVTIDHFKEAICNSLEDYNKHIEELKREMEEATQSAKRIREDIQEMRNKYGSVEPQEKCAACDFPLLNRPFYLFLCGHMFHYDCLLQAVFPNLPAYKQAKLEDLQKKLAATSQPSKSHHRPKDADTISLGKGQQSREQIKADIDDIVAAECVYCGELMIRSIDKPFIDPQKYEEEMQSWL